Proteins from a single region of Hypomesus transpacificus isolate Combined female chromosome 9, fHypTra1, whole genome shotgun sequence:
- the patz1 gene encoding POZ-, AT hook-, and zinc finger-containing protein 1 isoform X1 codes for MEKIVEQSWNSSYTYQVSKHSAEMLHNLNIQRKDGGRFCDVILRVGEESFPAHKAVLAACSEYFESVFSCQTEGDSEAKELEMHTISPKVFKDILDFAYSSKIVVRLECFPELMTAAKFLLMRSVIEICQEVIKQSNVQILLPPSRGGDSSLFPSGAPDLGFQATQQEMPNGTEMLSNGSMFSNIGQTHNLDGNSDTSLVSSPSSTMHPAGRLPVSPSSEMTGNHFQEDVSPGSKRGRGRPKKGTVMEPIHFNHSTPKDNGLFLCRICGKAFTEATRLRNHEAQHGASTGGVNSSSDTLPAADGPMLISQSQPGLLENGISMHGIEDNSRKRERTRRHVGCDICGKVFRDVYHLNRHKLSHSGEKPYACHVCGLRFKRKDRMSYHVRSHDGSVGKPYVCQSCGKGFSRPDHLNGHIKQVHTTERPHKCQICNASFATRDRLRSHLACHEDKIPCQICGKFLRAAYMTDHLKKHSEGTHNYCGICNKGFSTASYLKVHVKTHHGSPLLPAATAHSFPEPRGEPPMHNGAPYHTGRQCAVEDLCTTRRLLVTFPEAEGRFRGFSGPPVLSQPCPPTLSLQPELLLGKSGGAPYFWECRSGGAPGFPFHGPLADGQENVGKCPHQESEESDPSFGELSNGDELKSPHKPDGEEQGMTPLACNGASAGALASPGSTKVKTDLEKKFPCSDCGQAFRTKSYLNKHQHRVHKAPKGHSSTASGLGDLAPSLSSPFSPQQNMSLLESFGFQIVQSAFASSLVDSEAGHSGIGHGEK; via the exons ATGGAGAAAATAGTGGAACAGTCTTGGAATTCTTCCTACACCTACCAGGTGAGCAAGCATAGCGCGGAGATGCTACACAACCTCAACATTCAGAGGAAAGATGGAGGCAGGTTTTGCGATGTGATCTTGCGCGTCGGTGAAGAGAGCTTTCCTGCCCACAAGGCGGTACTGGCCGCGTGTAGTGAGTACTTCGAATCGGTCTTTAGCTGTCAAACAGAGGGCGACAGCGAGGCAAAGGAGCTTGAAATGCATACCATAAGCCCTaaagtttttaaagacattctaGACTTTGCTTACTCTTCGAAGATTGTGGTACGCCTGGAATGCTTCCCCGAGTTGATGACAGCAGCCAAGTTTCTGTTAATGCGATCAGTCATCGAGATATGTCAGGAGGTAATAAAACAGTCTAATGTACAAATTCTTCTTCCACCTTCACGAGGAGGGGACTCCAGCTTGTTCCCTTCAGGAGCCCCGGATTTGGGCTTCCAAGCGACTCAACAGGAAATGCCAAATGGTACTGAAATGTTATCAAATGGCTCAATGTTTTCCAACATTGGACAAACGCACAACTTGGATGGAAACAGTGATACGTCTCTGGTCAGTAGCCCTTCGTCAACAATGCACCCTGCCGGTCGATTGCCAGTGTCTCCATCATCAGAGATGACGGGGAATCATTTTCAAGAGGATGTCTCGCCTGGATCAAAACGAGGTAGAGGGCGGCCAAAGAAAGGGACAGTCATGGAGCCTATACATTTTAATCACAGCACCCCTAAAGACAATGGGTTATTTCTTTGTAGAATTTGTGGGAAAGCATTTACAGAGGCGACACGCTTAAGAAACCACGAAGCACAGCATGGAGCATCCACCGGTGGTGTAAACAGTAGCAGCGATACCTTACCCGCTGCAGACGGCCCTATGTTGATATCTCAATCACAACCAGGTCTGTTGGAAAATGGCATATCCATGCACGGCATCGAAGATAACAGTCGTAAACGTGAAAGGACGAGACGTCACGTTGGTTGTGACATTTGTGGGAAAGTTTTTCGTGACGTTTACCATCTGAACCGACACAAGCTTTCTCACTCCGGAGAAAAGCCATACGCGTGTCATGTATGCGGCCTTCGTTTCAAACGCAAGGACAGAATGTCATACCATGTGAGGTCACACGATGGCTCCGTTGGCAAACCTTACGTGTGTCAAAGCTGTGGAAAAGGATTTTCAAG GCCAGACCATCTGAATGGACACATCAAACAAGTTCACACAACAGAGAGACCCCACAAGTGCCAG ATCTGTAATGCCTCCTTTGCCAcgagagacagactgagatcCCACCTGGCATGCCATGAGGACAAGATCCCCTGCCAGATTTGTGGCAAATTCCTCCGAGCTGCATATATGACCGACCACCTCAAGAAACACAGTGAAGGAACTCACAACTACTGTGGCATATGCAACAAAG GTTTCTCCACAGCATCCTACCTTAAGGTGCACGTAAAAACGCACCAtggctcacctctcctccccgctGCCACAGCACACAGCTTCCCTGAGCCGCGGGGGGAACCGCCGATGCACAACGGCGCTCCTTACCACACAGGACGCCAGTGCGCAGTGGAAG ACCTATGCACTACTCGCCGGCTGCTGGTCACCTTCCCTGAGGCAGAAGGTCGCTTTCGTGGGTTTTCTGGACCCCCAGttctctcccagccctgcccccctacCTTGAGCCTGCAGCCTGAGCTGCTCTTGGGAAAATCAGGGGGTGCGCCATATTTCTGGGAGTGTCGCTCTGGCGGGGCGCCTGGCTTCCCTTTCCACGGGCCTCTTGCAG ACGGGCAGGAGAATGTTGGGAAGTGTCCCCATCAGGAATCTGAAGAGTCAGACCCTTCTTTTGGGGAGCTGTCGAACGGGGATGAGCTCAAGTCTCCACACAAGCCTGACGGTGAGGAACAGGGGATGACGCCTCTAGCGTGCAACGGAGCCTCTGCTGGTGCTTTGGCATCACCAGGGAGCACCAAAGTCAAGACAGATTTAGAGAAAAAATTCCCTTGCAGCGACTGTGGCCAGGCTTTCCGTACCAAGTCCTACCTCAACAAGCACCAACACAGGGTGCACAAGGCTCCGAAAGGCCATAGCAGTACAGCGTCAGGGTTAGGGGATCTTGCCCCCTCCCTAAGCTCACCCTTTTCCCCTCAACAGAACATGTCCCTGTTGGAGTCTTTTGGCTTTCAGATAGTACAGTCTGCTTTTGCCTCCTCGCTGGTGGACTCTGAAGCAGGCCATAGTGGGATTGGCCATGGGGAAAAGTGA
- the patz1 gene encoding POZ (BTB) and AT hook-containing zinc finger 1 isoform X3, with amino-acid sequence MEKIVEQSWNSSYTYQVSKHSAEMLHNLNIQRKDGGRFCDVILRVGEESFPAHKAVLAACSEYFESVFSCQTEGDSEAKELEMHTISPKVFKDILDFAYSSKIVVRLECFPELMTAAKFLLMRSVIEICQEVIKQSNVQILLPPSRGGDSSLFPSGAPDLGFQATQQEMPNGTEMLSNGSMFSNIGQTHNLDGNSDTSLVSSPSSTMHPAGRLPVSPSSEMTGNHFQEDVSPGSKRGRGRPKKGTVMEPIHFNHSTPKDNGLFLCRICGKAFTEATRLRNHEAQHGASTGGVNSSSDTLPAADGPMLISQSQPGLLENGISMHGIEDNSRKRERTRRHVGCDICGKVFRDVYHLNRHKLSHSGEKPYACHVCGLRFKRKDRMSYHVRSHDGSVGKPYVCQSCGKGFSRPDHLNGHIKQVHTTERPHKCQICNASFATRDRLRSHLACHEDKIPCQICGKFLRAAYMTDHLKKHSEGTHNYCGICNKDGQENVGKCPHQESEESDPSFGELSNGDELKSPHKPDGEEQGMTPLACNGASAGALASPGSTKVKTDLEKKFPCSDCGQAFRTKSYLNKHQHRVHKAPKGHSSTASGLGDLAPSLSSPFSPQQNMSLLESFGFQIVQSAFASSLVDSEAGHSGIGHGEK; translated from the exons ATGGAGAAAATAGTGGAACAGTCTTGGAATTCTTCCTACACCTACCAGGTGAGCAAGCATAGCGCGGAGATGCTACACAACCTCAACATTCAGAGGAAAGATGGAGGCAGGTTTTGCGATGTGATCTTGCGCGTCGGTGAAGAGAGCTTTCCTGCCCACAAGGCGGTACTGGCCGCGTGTAGTGAGTACTTCGAATCGGTCTTTAGCTGTCAAACAGAGGGCGACAGCGAGGCAAAGGAGCTTGAAATGCATACCATAAGCCCTaaagtttttaaagacattctaGACTTTGCTTACTCTTCGAAGATTGTGGTACGCCTGGAATGCTTCCCCGAGTTGATGACAGCAGCCAAGTTTCTGTTAATGCGATCAGTCATCGAGATATGTCAGGAGGTAATAAAACAGTCTAATGTACAAATTCTTCTTCCACCTTCACGAGGAGGGGACTCCAGCTTGTTCCCTTCAGGAGCCCCGGATTTGGGCTTCCAAGCGACTCAACAGGAAATGCCAAATGGTACTGAAATGTTATCAAATGGCTCAATGTTTTCCAACATTGGACAAACGCACAACTTGGATGGAAACAGTGATACGTCTCTGGTCAGTAGCCCTTCGTCAACAATGCACCCTGCCGGTCGATTGCCAGTGTCTCCATCATCAGAGATGACGGGGAATCATTTTCAAGAGGATGTCTCGCCTGGATCAAAACGAGGTAGAGGGCGGCCAAAGAAAGGGACAGTCATGGAGCCTATACATTTTAATCACAGCACCCCTAAAGACAATGGGTTATTTCTTTGTAGAATTTGTGGGAAAGCATTTACAGAGGCGACACGCTTAAGAAACCACGAAGCACAGCATGGAGCATCCACCGGTGGTGTAAACAGTAGCAGCGATACCTTACCCGCTGCAGACGGCCCTATGTTGATATCTCAATCACAACCAGGTCTGTTGGAAAATGGCATATCCATGCACGGCATCGAAGATAACAGTCGTAAACGTGAAAGGACGAGACGTCACGTTGGTTGTGACATTTGTGGGAAAGTTTTTCGTGACGTTTACCATCTGAACCGACACAAGCTTTCTCACTCCGGAGAAAAGCCATACGCGTGTCATGTATGCGGCCTTCGTTTCAAACGCAAGGACAGAATGTCATACCATGTGAGGTCACACGATGGCTCCGTTGGCAAACCTTACGTGTGTCAAAGCTGTGGAAAAGGATTTTCAAG GCCAGACCATCTGAATGGACACATCAAACAAGTTCACACAACAGAGAGACCCCACAAGTGCCAG ATCTGTAATGCCTCCTTTGCCAcgagagacagactgagatcCCACCTGGCATGCCATGAGGACAAGATCCCCTGCCAGATTTGTGGCAAATTCCTCCGAGCTGCATATATGACCGACCACCTCAAGAAACACAGTGAAGGAACTCACAACTACTGTGGCATATGCAACAAAG ACGGGCAGGAGAATGTTGGGAAGTGTCCCCATCAGGAATCTGAAGAGTCAGACCCTTCTTTTGGGGAGCTGTCGAACGGGGATGAGCTCAAGTCTCCACACAAGCCTGACGGTGAGGAACAGGGGATGACGCCTCTAGCGTGCAACGGAGCCTCTGCTGGTGCTTTGGCATCACCAGGGAGCACCAAAGTCAAGACAGATTTAGAGAAAAAATTCCCTTGCAGCGACTGTGGCCAGGCTTTCCGTACCAAGTCCTACCTCAACAAGCACCAACACAGGGTGCACAAGGCTCCGAAAGGCCATAGCAGTACAGCGTCAGGGTTAGGGGATCTTGCCCCCTCCCTAAGCTCACCCTTTTCCCCTCAACAGAACATGTCCCTGTTGGAGTCTTTTGGCTTTCAGATAGTACAGTCTGCTTTTGCCTCCTCGCTGGTGGACTCTGAAGCAGGCCATAGTGGGATTGGCCATGGGGAAAAGTGA
- the patz1 gene encoding POZ (BTB) and AT hook-containing zinc finger 1 isoform X2, with protein MEKIVEQSWNSSYTYQVSKHSAEMLHNLNIQRKDGGRFCDVILRVGEESFPAHKAVLAACSEYFESVFSCQTEGDSEAKELEMHTISPKVFKDILDFAYSSKIVVRLECFPELMTAAKFLLMRSVIEICQEVIKQSNVQILLPPSRGGDSSLFPSGAPDLGFQATQQEMPNGTEMLSNGSMFSNIGQTHNLDGNSDTSLVSSPSSTMHPAGRLPVSPSSEMTGNHFQEDVSPGSKRGRGRPKKGTVMEPIHFNHSTPKDNGLFLCRICGKAFTEATRLRNHEAQHGASTGGVNSSSDTLPAADGPMLISQSQPGLLENGISMHGIEDNSRKRERTRRHVGCDICGKVFRDVYHLNRHKLSHSGEKPYACHVCGLRFKRKDRMSYHVRSHDGSVGKPYVCQSCGKGFSRPDHLNGHIKQVHTTERPHKCQICNASFATRDRLRSHLACHEDKIPCQICGKFLRAAYMTDHLKKHSEGTHNYCGICNKGFSTASYLKVHVKTHHGSPLLPAATAHSFPEPRGEPPMHNGAPYHTGRQCAVEDGQENVGKCPHQESEESDPSFGELSNGDELKSPHKPDGEEQGMTPLACNGASAGALASPGSTKVKTDLEKKFPCSDCGQAFRTKSYLNKHQHRVHKAPKGHSSTASGLGDLAPSLSSPFSPQQNMSLLESFGFQIVQSAFASSLVDSEAGHSGIGHGEK; from the exons ATGGAGAAAATAGTGGAACAGTCTTGGAATTCTTCCTACACCTACCAGGTGAGCAAGCATAGCGCGGAGATGCTACACAACCTCAACATTCAGAGGAAAGATGGAGGCAGGTTTTGCGATGTGATCTTGCGCGTCGGTGAAGAGAGCTTTCCTGCCCACAAGGCGGTACTGGCCGCGTGTAGTGAGTACTTCGAATCGGTCTTTAGCTGTCAAACAGAGGGCGACAGCGAGGCAAAGGAGCTTGAAATGCATACCATAAGCCCTaaagtttttaaagacattctaGACTTTGCTTACTCTTCGAAGATTGTGGTACGCCTGGAATGCTTCCCCGAGTTGATGACAGCAGCCAAGTTTCTGTTAATGCGATCAGTCATCGAGATATGTCAGGAGGTAATAAAACAGTCTAATGTACAAATTCTTCTTCCACCTTCACGAGGAGGGGACTCCAGCTTGTTCCCTTCAGGAGCCCCGGATTTGGGCTTCCAAGCGACTCAACAGGAAATGCCAAATGGTACTGAAATGTTATCAAATGGCTCAATGTTTTCCAACATTGGACAAACGCACAACTTGGATGGAAACAGTGATACGTCTCTGGTCAGTAGCCCTTCGTCAACAATGCACCCTGCCGGTCGATTGCCAGTGTCTCCATCATCAGAGATGACGGGGAATCATTTTCAAGAGGATGTCTCGCCTGGATCAAAACGAGGTAGAGGGCGGCCAAAGAAAGGGACAGTCATGGAGCCTATACATTTTAATCACAGCACCCCTAAAGACAATGGGTTATTTCTTTGTAGAATTTGTGGGAAAGCATTTACAGAGGCGACACGCTTAAGAAACCACGAAGCACAGCATGGAGCATCCACCGGTGGTGTAAACAGTAGCAGCGATACCTTACCCGCTGCAGACGGCCCTATGTTGATATCTCAATCACAACCAGGTCTGTTGGAAAATGGCATATCCATGCACGGCATCGAAGATAACAGTCGTAAACGTGAAAGGACGAGACGTCACGTTGGTTGTGACATTTGTGGGAAAGTTTTTCGTGACGTTTACCATCTGAACCGACACAAGCTTTCTCACTCCGGAGAAAAGCCATACGCGTGTCATGTATGCGGCCTTCGTTTCAAACGCAAGGACAGAATGTCATACCATGTGAGGTCACACGATGGCTCCGTTGGCAAACCTTACGTGTGTCAAAGCTGTGGAAAAGGATTTTCAAG GCCAGACCATCTGAATGGACACATCAAACAAGTTCACACAACAGAGAGACCCCACAAGTGCCAG ATCTGTAATGCCTCCTTTGCCAcgagagacagactgagatcCCACCTGGCATGCCATGAGGACAAGATCCCCTGCCAGATTTGTGGCAAATTCCTCCGAGCTGCATATATGACCGACCACCTCAAGAAACACAGTGAAGGAACTCACAACTACTGTGGCATATGCAACAAAG GTTTCTCCACAGCATCCTACCTTAAGGTGCACGTAAAAACGCACCAtggctcacctctcctccccgctGCCACAGCACACAGCTTCCCTGAGCCGCGGGGGGAACCGCCGATGCACAACGGCGCTCCTTACCACACAGGACGCCAGTGCGCAGTGGAAG ACGGGCAGGAGAATGTTGGGAAGTGTCCCCATCAGGAATCTGAAGAGTCAGACCCTTCTTTTGGGGAGCTGTCGAACGGGGATGAGCTCAAGTCTCCACACAAGCCTGACGGTGAGGAACAGGGGATGACGCCTCTAGCGTGCAACGGAGCCTCTGCTGGTGCTTTGGCATCACCAGGGAGCACCAAAGTCAAGACAGATTTAGAGAAAAAATTCCCTTGCAGCGACTGTGGCCAGGCTTTCCGTACCAAGTCCTACCTCAACAAGCACCAACACAGGGTGCACAAGGCTCCGAAAGGCCATAGCAGTACAGCGTCAGGGTTAGGGGATCTTGCCCCCTCCCTAAGCTCACCCTTTTCCCCTCAACAGAACATGTCCCTGTTGGAGTCTTTTGGCTTTCAGATAGTACAGTCTGCTTTTGCCTCCTCGCTGGTGGACTCTGAAGCAGGCCATAGTGGGATTGGCCATGGGGAAAAGTGA
- the LOC124471889 gene encoding solute carrier family 2, facilitated glucose transporter member 11-like, translated as MNDTLKELVQYWRLYLLMLVLGIGGSFQYGIQVSIMASPAQHIQGFVNQTWLGRYGVPVEDSTNMLIWSFIVSVFSLGGWLGAIHSGSLPAVHGRKKALLFNNVVGIVAAIVMVFSPMAKSFEMILLGRFLYGYNAGLGLSVNLMYLGESSPKKMRGFMSLTCSIFIGLGKIIGQILGIRELLGRDDTWPFLLGLCGLPAVLQLLALPYFPEAPRYLYIDKGDTEGCKRALQWLWQEDDLKLELDDMDKERENSQGQKTKTVLDVLRSRCVRWQTLALIFPCAGVQFCGINALYFYCFDIFHEAGVAEDKMQYLSIGIGATELIAVSFCSLLIDRAGRKNLMGYGYLLMGAIMSVLIAILYFKDLYFWMPYINITLIFAVICVYGLGPCGVAMALPADLFLQAWRPSAYVISGTVNWLGLFLIGMFFPYIVDGMGEFCFLIFVVYCIFSAAFMLYFIPETTNKTVMEIMEDFNKLNYKNRKSDTEKANFGFVTKF; from the exons ATGAACGACACTCTGAAAGAATTG GTGCAGTATTGGAGGCTTTACCTGTTAATGTTAGTCTTGGGAATTGGGGGATCATTTCAGTATGGGATCCAAGTTTCCATCATGGCATCCCCGGCACAG CATATCCAAGGTTTTGTGAACCAAACATGGCTGGGACGGTATGGGGTTCCAGTGGAGGATTCCACCAACATGCTCATCTGGTCCTtcattgtgtctgtgttcagCTTGGGTGGATGGCTCGGAGCTATCCACAGTGGCAGCCTTCCCGCTGTCCATGGCAG GAAGAAAGCCCTGTTATTTAACAATGTGGTGGGCATTGTAGCAGCTATTGTTATGGTCTTCAGTCCCATGGCCAAGTCTTTTGAGATGATCCTGCTGGGCAGATTTCTCTACGGATATAATGCTG GCCTTGGTCTGAGTGTAAACTTGATGTATTTGGGCGAGAGCTCTCCCAAGAAAATGAGAGGATTCATGAGCCTCACTTGCTCCATTTTCATTGGACTAGGGAAGATTATAGGCCAAATTTTAGGCATCAG GGAGTTGTTAGGGAGAGATGACACGTGGCCATTTCTGCTTGGCCTTTGTGGCCTGCCTGCTGTCCTTCAACTCCTGGCCCTGCCTTACTTTCCTGAAGCTCCTCGATACCTCTATATTGACAAAGGTGACACTGAGGGCTGCAAAAGAG cTTTACAGTGGTTATGGCAAGAGGATGACCTGAAGCTTGAGTTAGATGACATGGATaaggaaagagagaactcccaggGTCAGAAGACTAAAACAGtgctggacgtgctgcgatccCGCTGTGTAAGATGGCAGACGCTGGCTCTTATTTTTCCTTGTGCTGGCGTTCAGTTCTGTGGAATTAATGCT CTGTATTTCTATTGTTTTGACATTTTCCATGAAGCTGGAGTCGCAGAGGATAAAATGCAGTACCTGTCCATTGGCATTGGGGCAACAGAGCTCATTGCCGTCAGTTTCTGT TCCCTGTTGATAGACCGTGCTGGCAGGAAGAATCTGATGGGTTATGGGTACCTGTTGATGGGGGCCATCATGTCTGTGCTGATTGCCATACTGTATTTCAAG GATCTATATTTCTGGATGCCGTATATAAACATCACTCTTATCTTCGCAGTCATCTGTGTGTATGGACTTGGGCCTT GTGGAGTGGCAATGGCTCTTCCGGCTGACCTCTTTCTGCAGGCCTGGCGTCCCTCCGCTTATGTGATCAGCGGCACTGTCAACTGGCTGGGCCTGTTCCTCATCGGCATGTTCTTCCCCTACATAGTG GATGGTATGGGAGAGTTCTGCTTCCTGATCTTTGTGGTCTACTGCATTTTCAGTGCAGCATTCATGCTATATTTCATCCCAGAAACCACTAACAAAACTGTGATGGAGATTATGGAAGACTTTAACAAACTGAACTACAAAAACAGGAAATCTGACACGGAAAAGGCTAACTTTGGTTTTGTAACAAAATTCTGA
- the slc2a11a gene encoding solute carrier family 2, facilitated glucose transporter member 11, protein MSDLAVEKGHVRMLALMVTSAAIGGTLQYGYNLAIMNAPTIFIQKFVNETFLERWDVQLQDYQVTLVWTFIVSIFSLGGLAGALIGGPMAIHFGRKKTLLLNNIFLMLGSVLALTSRAAKSFEMIILSRILIGINAGISMNVQPMYFGESAPKHLRGAVSLSSAVFTSFGVVLGQVVGLREILGSEPHWQYLLASNAIPGIVQLLTLPWFPESPRYLLIDKGDKEACIHALRILRGCEVQQSELDEILQEQAEAKGLRASRPWELFTDRSVRWQLLTIIATSSAMQLCGNDSIYFYASYVFQEAGMSSEKIQYITIGTGTCEFTACIMCNLLIERQGRRFLLMGGYILMTGWTVIFTVALSLEHKIQWMPYMSMACIFTYILSFGMGPAGVTGVLPTEIFSQTARPAAYMIAGSMMWLNLFIIGMIFPFLVSELGQFCFVPFGIVCFLSALFVGLVLPETKGKTLTVIANEFHKLNYRNQDRQILTTTQGQYQLGEMCRSTAL, encoded by the exons TTCATTCAGAAGTTTGTAAATGAGACATTCCTGGAGCGCTGGGATGTCCAGTTGCAGGATTACCAAGTGACACTGGTTTGGACCTTCATTGTGTCAATATTCTCTCTGGGAGGTTTGGCAGGAGCTCTCATAGGTGGACCTATGGCCATACACTTTGGAAG GAAGAAAACCTTGCTGTTGAACAACATTTTCCTGATGCTGGGTTCAGTCTTAGCTCTGACAAGTAGAGCTGCCAAATCTTTTGAAATGATCATCCTCTCTCGAATCTTGATTGGAATCAATGCTG GGATCAGTATGAATGTACAACCTATGTATTTTGGAGAAAGTGCTCCAAAGCATCTGCGAGGAGCAGTGTCCCTGTCATCAGCTGTCTTTACATCATTTGGAGTGGTTTTGGGACAGGTCGTGGGTCTCCG GGAGATCTTGGGCAGTGAGCCCCACTGGCAGTACCTCTTAGCCAGTAATGCCATCCCAGGCATAGTTCAGCTTCTCACTTTACCCTGGTTCCCTGAAAGCCCTCGCTATCTTCTCATCGACAAAGGGGACAAAGAAGCTTGTATACATG CTCTGCGGATTCTGCGCGGGTGTGAGGTCCAGCAAAGTGAGCTGGATGAGATCCTGCAGGAACAGGCTGAGGCCAAGGGTTTAAGAGCCAGCCGGCCATGGGAGCTGTTCACTGACCGCAGCGTTCGCTGGCAACTACTGACCATCATAGCTACAAGCAGCGCTATGCAACTATGTGGCAATGACTCG ATTTACTTCTATGCTTCCTATGTGTTTCAAGAGGCTGGGATGTCTTCTGAAAAGATCCAATACATCACCATAGGCACTGGCACGTGTGAATTTACAGcctgtataatgtgt AATCTGCTGATTGAGAGGCAAGGCAGAAGATTTTTGTTGATGGGGGGGTACATTTTGATGACAGGCTGGACAGTCATCTTCACAGTAGCACTATCCCTTGAG CACAAAATACAGTGGATGCCGTACATGAGCATGGCATGCATCTTCACTTATATTCTGAGCTTTGGCATGGGACCAG CTGGAGTGACTGGGGTCCTGCCTACAGAGATCTTCAGTCAGACTGCCCGGCCCGCAGCCTACATGATAGCTGGTTCTATGATGTGGCTAAACCTCTTCATAATAGGAATGATATTTCCATTCCTAGTG aGTGAGTTGGGCCAATTCTGCTTTGTCCCCTTTGGAATTGTCTGCTTTCTGTCTGCTCTGTTCGTGGGCTTGGTTCTGCCTGAGACCAAGGGAAAGACATTGACAGTCATTGCAAATGAGTTCCACAAGCTGAACTACAGAAACCAGGACAGGCAGATTTTAACTACCACTCAGGGCCAGTACCAACTGGGTGAAATGTGCAGATCCACTGCCTTATAA